From one Lolium rigidum isolate FL_2022 chromosome 4, APGP_CSIRO_Lrig_0.1, whole genome shotgun sequence genomic stretch:
- the LOC124647069 gene encoding protein Rf1, mitochondrial-like produces the protein MSRLRLRLTHCSSTPMSRLRALRHSSSSTSTSRCSTSWSPAASFAAATQRVRAGTLSPEDAHHLFDELLGQATPVPKRSLHDFLVALARAPAYDDRRSGPALAVALFNRVCREDAGPQVAAPTVCTYNIIMDCCCHARRPDLGLALFGRLLRIGLKTNQITANTFLKCFCDAKRTNEAVDVLLHRMSELGCVPDVISYNIVLKRLCEDSRSQQALDLLQTMAKQGGVCSPNVVSYSTVIHGFFREGEIGKACNLFHEMVQQGVKPTVVTYSSVIDALCKARAMDKAELILRQMADNGVQPNNVTYNCIIHGYSTAGRWKESTNMFKEMTSLGLIPDIVTCNSFMTSLCKHGRSKEAAEILAAMAAKGHKPVIISYSILLHGYASEGCFADMINLFNSMKDNDIVPNCHVFSILIGAYARCEMMDEAMLIFAEMREQGVTPNVVTYLTVIAALCRMGRLADAMDKFSEMIAVGIQPDNAVYRSLIQGCCIHGDLVKAKELVSQMMNKGIPRPNIVFFNSVINSLCKEGRVMDAQDIFELVIHIGERPDIITFSSLIDGYVLVGKMDKALGVLDAMFSAGVEPDVVTYNTLVNGYFKNGRVDDALALFAEMLHKRVKPTTVTYNSILDGLFRAGRTDDAKKRFHEMIQSGITVDVSIYNIILGGLCRNNCASEAITLFHKLGEMNVKFDIKTLNIMIDAMYKVRRREEAKKLFAAISNSGLVPNAYTYSIVIKNLLKEGSLEEAGNIFSSMEKIGCAPSSRLVNDIIRMLLEKGEIAKAGDYLSKVDGKSISLEASTTTLMLSLFSRNGKYQEDVKLLPAKYRFFNGLG, from the coding sequence AtgtcccgcctccgcctccgcctcaccCACTGCTCCAGCACGCCGATGTCGCGCCTCCGCGCCCTCCGTCAcagctcctcctccacctccacctcccggtGCTCAACATCCTGGTCTCCGGCCGCCTCCTTTGCTGCAGCCACGCAGCGCGTCCGCGCCGGAACGCTCAGCCCGGAGGACGCACACCACCTGTTCGACGAATTGCTGGGGCAGGCCACCCCGGTCCCCAAACGCTCCCTGCACGACTTCCTTGTTGCGCTCGCCCGTGCTCCGGCCTACGACGACCGCAGAAGCGGACCCGCTCTCGCAGTCGCTCTCTTCAACCGCGTGTGCCGAGAAGATGCCGGCCCCCAGGTAGCGGCGCCCACAGTCTGCACCTACAACATCATCATGGACTGCTGCTGCCACGCACGCCGACCGGACCTAGGGCTTGCATTGTTCGGCCGTCTCCTCAGGATAGGCCTGAAGACAAACCAGATCACCGCCAACACCTTCCTCAAGTGCTTCTGCGATGCAAAACGGACAAATGAGGCTGTGGACGTACTGCTTCATAGGATGTCTGAGCTTGGATGTGTGCCTGATGTTATCTCATACAACATAGTTCTGAAGAGGTTATGTGAAGATAGCAGGAGCCAGCAAGCACTTGACCTGCTCCAGACGATGGCGAAACAAGGAGGTGTCTGTTCCCCCAACGTGGTGTCATACAGCACGGTCATCCATGGCTTCTTTAGGGAGGGTGAAATAGGCAAAGCATGCAATCTCTtccatgaaatggtgcagcaaggagTTAAGCCCACTGTAGTGACATACAGCTCAGTTATTGATGCGCTGTGCAAGGCCCGAGCAATGGATAAGGCAGAGCTGATCCTTCGGCAGATGGCTGATAATGGCGTTCAACCAAATAATGTGACATACAATTGCATAATCCATGGATATTCCACAGCAGGGCGGTGGAAAGAGTCAACTAATATGTTCAAAGAAATGACAAGCCTGGGTCTGATACCAGATATTGTTACTTGCAACTCGTTCATGACCTCCCTTTGCAAGCATGGAAGAAGCAAAGAAGCTGCAGAAATTCTTGCTGCCATGGCTGCCAAGGGACACAAACCTGTTATCATCTCGTACTCTATTTTGCTACATGGATATGCCAGTGAAGGATGCTTCGCTGATATGATCAATCTCTTTAACTCAATGAAAGACAACGATATTGTACCCAACTGCCATGTTTTCAGCATATTAATTGGTGCATATGCTAGGTGTGAAATGATGGATGAAGCGATGCTCATTTTTGCAGAAATGCGGGAACAAGGAGTGACTCCAAATGTAGTCACCTATTTAACTGTAATAGCAGCACTTTGTAGGATGGGTAGACTGGCCGATGCTATGGACAAATTCAGTGAGATGATTGCTGTGGGAATACAACCTGACAATGCTGTTTATCGGTCCCTAATTCAGGGTTGTTGTATACATGGTGATCTGGTTAAAGCTAAAGAGTTGGTTTCTCAAATGATGAACAAAGGTATCCCTCGTCCTAACATCGTGTTCTTCAATTCAGTAATAAACAGTCTATGCAAAGAAGGGAGGGTTATGGATGCACAAGATATATTTGAACTTGTTATACACATTGGTGAGAGGCCGGATATCATTACTTTTAGCTCACTGATTGATGGGTATGTCTTAGTCGGCAAGATGGATAAAGCACTCGGAGTACTTGATGCCATGTTCTCAGCAGGTGTTGAGCCTGATGTTGTTACATATAACACACTTGTGAATGGCTATTTTAAAAATGGAAGGGTCGATGATGCTTTGGCTCTATTCGCAGAAATGCTGCATAAGAGAGTTAAACCTACAACTGTTACATATAACAGCATACTGGATGGGTTATTTCGTGCTGGGAGAACTGATGATGCAAAGAAAAGGTTCCATGAGATGATCCAAAGTGGAATAACTGTCGACGTTTCCATATACAATATAATTCTTGGAGGGCTTTGCAGAAATAATTGTGCCAGCGAAGCAATCACATTGTTCCATAAATTAGGTGAAATGAATGTGAAGTTTGATATCAAAACACTCAATATCATGATCGATGCAATGTACAAGGTTCGGAGAAGAGAAGAAGCTAAAAAATTATTTGCTGCAATATCAAACAGTGGGTTGGTACCTAATGCTTATACTTATAGCATAGTGATAAAAAATCTTCTAAAAGAAGGATCACTGGAAGAAGCTGGCAATATCTTTTCATCAATGGAGAAGATTGGTTGTGCTCCGAGCTCCCGTCTTGTTAATGATATTATCAGAATGTTGTTAGAAAAAGGTGAGATCGCTAAGGCTGGAGATTATTTGTCTAAAGTTGATGGGAAGAGCATCTCACTGGAAGCTTCAACTACTACGTTGATGTTGTCTCTGTTTTCAAGGAATGGGAAATATCAGGAGGATGTGAAATTGCTCCCTGCAAAGTATCGATTTTTCAATGGACTTGGTTGA